The Pseudodesulfovibrio sp. zrk46 genome contains a region encoding:
- a CDS encoding methyl-accepting chemotaxis protein, which produces MFKNLSLKTKLVLGFGVVLALMLVVMGIYQFALSSTLGEYKSLLESEEAIKGHAMWAEEAMLQCRRNEKDFLLRKDMKYMGTFSANLDKVVEHANAIIPIAEKVGAGNLAGEARSIKAAAETYRGAFAAMVAAWERRGLDHESGLQGAFRKVVNEAEKAFAKHQVEDLYLDLLLMRRWEKDYVRTGSQKYLERMKATQAAFQAKLDSRGDLTGEMAQVQQAFSEYASAFNRYAVSLSAGDYENVRDASQEMEIPLKRLFVPDVKGLLLTVRRAEKDYLLRGLEKYVKKTHASVDSLANAFKNSGAAPEYVEAAVAIGDAYLKSFNALVAEDHEIESTIAAMRSAVHAIEPMVENIAAHADELAELKEEATQSDGETFGMTAVIVGLSAIVIGLICAFVIGVSILRQLGCDPKELIKATVEIASGNLGVKFTGNPDPDSVYGAMRVMVEKLCAILMEVASSSSNVAAGAEELSATSETVAEGASQQAAGVEELSSSVEEMVSSISQNSENASETERISEVASRDADEGGKAVKETVEAMQAIAEKISIVEEIARQTNLLALNAAIEAARAGEQGKGFAVVAAEVRKLAERSGQAAAEISELSVNSVAVAERAGSMLEKMVPDIQKTSQLIQEISSASQEQSQGVTQINRGISDLDLVIQQNASASEELASTAEELSGQAVQLQESISFFDISRCKAPQKTSPRALPEGGQGDQDLTRH; this is translated from the coding sequence ATGTTCAAAAATTTATCTCTCAAAACCAAGCTGGTGCTAGGGTTCGGCGTGGTGTTGGCCCTGATGCTCGTGGTCATGGGGATCTATCAGTTCGCGCTCAGTAGTACCCTTGGCGAATACAAGTCCCTGTTGGAATCCGAAGAAGCGATCAAGGGACATGCCATGTGGGCAGAGGAAGCCATGCTCCAGTGTCGGAGAAATGAGAAGGACTTCCTCCTTCGCAAGGATATGAAGTACATGGGCACTTTCTCTGCCAACCTGGACAAGGTTGTGGAGCATGCCAACGCAATTATCCCGATTGCCGAGAAGGTCGGTGCCGGCAATCTTGCAGGCGAAGCCCGCTCCATCAAGGCTGCTGCGGAAACATATCGTGGCGCGTTTGCCGCCATGGTTGCCGCATGGGAACGGCGTGGCTTGGATCACGAATCCGGCCTGCAGGGTGCATTTAGAAAAGTAGTCAATGAAGCGGAAAAGGCCTTTGCAAAGCATCAGGTGGAAGATCTGTATCTCGACCTGCTGCTCATGCGTCGTTGGGAAAAGGATTACGTTCGCACCGGCAGTCAAAAATATCTGGAACGCATGAAGGCGACACAGGCGGCATTTCAGGCCAAATTGGATAGCCGTGGCGATCTGACCGGAGAAATGGCTCAGGTCCAGCAGGCTTTCAGTGAATATGCCAGCGCCTTTAATCGATACGCCGTCAGCCTCTCCGCAGGCGACTATGAAAATGTGCGCGATGCTTCCCAAGAAATGGAGATCCCACTCAAGCGCCTCTTTGTTCCTGATGTAAAGGGCTTGCTCCTCACCGTCCGTCGGGCCGAAAAGGATTACCTTCTTCGCGGCCTGGAAAAGTATGTAAAGAAGACCCACGCCAGCGTGGACTCTCTCGCTAATGCCTTCAAGAATTCCGGCGCGGCTCCCGAGTATGTAGAGGCTGCCGTTGCCATCGGTGATGCATATCTTAAGTCCTTCAATGCCCTTGTGGCCGAGGATCATGAAATCGAATCGACCATCGCGGCCATGCGAAGCGCGGTGCATGCCATTGAACCCATGGTGGAGAATATCGCTGCTCATGCCGACGAGTTGGCCGAACTCAAGGAAGAAGCGACCCAGTCCGATGGAGAGACGTTTGGCATGACTGCCGTAATCGTCGGATTGAGTGCCATTGTTATTGGTCTCATCTGTGCCTTTGTGATTGGTGTCAGCATCCTTCGGCAGCTTGGCTGTGATCCCAAGGAACTCATCAAGGCCACAGTCGAGATCGCCAGCGGTAATCTCGGTGTTAAGTTCACGGGCAACCCCGATCCGGATTCGGTGTATGGGGCCATGCGCGTTATGGTTGAGAAATTGTGCGCCATCCTGATGGAAGTTGCCTCTTCATCCTCCAACGTCGCCGCTGGGGCCGAAGAACTGTCGGCCACGTCAGAGACTGTCGCCGAAGGTGCTTCTCAACAGGCTGCCGGAGTAGAGGAACTCTCCTCCAGCGTGGAAGAGATGGTTTCGTCCATCAGTCAAAACTCGGAGAACGCGTCAGAAACGGAACGGATATCTGAAGTGGCGAGCCGTGACGCGGACGAAGGTGGAAAGGCGGTCAAGGAGACCGTTGAGGCCATGCAGGCCATTGCGGAGAAAATCTCCATCGTCGAAGAGATTGCTCGTCAGACCAATCTGTTGGCACTCAACGCTGCCATTGAGGCCGCTCGTGCGGGTGAGCAGGGCAAGGGCTTTGCCGTTGTCGCTGCCGAAGTACGCAAGCTTGCCGAACGAAGTGGGCAGGCTGCGGCTGAGATCAGTGAATTGTCCGTGAACAGCGTTGCTGTCGCTGAACGTGCCGGAAGCATGCTCGAGAAGATGGTTCCGGATATCCAGAAGACCTCGCAGCTGATTCAGGAAATCAGTTCGGCATCTCAGGAACAGTCTCAGGGCGTCACTCAGATCAACCGGGGCATCAGCGATCTGGATCTCGTCATTCAGCAGAATGCAAGTGCGTCTGAGGAACTGGCATCCACTGCGGAGGAGTTGTCTGGTCAGGCAGTGCAGCTGCAGGAGTCCATCAGCTTCTTTGATATCAGCAGGTGTAAGGCTCCTCAAAAGACCTCACCACGAGCGCTTCCCGAGGGCGGTCAGGGAGATCAGGACCTGACCCGGCACTAA
- a CDS encoding NAD(P)-dependent oxidoreductase → MRVLANDGLVEDAQKYLRKQGFTVETEKRDEADLMSEIGQFDALLVRSATKVTRGLLEAGVRGGGKLKIVGRGGVGTDNIDLDAAKELGVIVKFAPNGNTNATAEHALGLMFGIARRVPLAHRVLMDGTWHKKRFRGVELFGKTLGIIGCGRIGQALAAKAGALGMKVIGYDPYHSLDAPLEYVDSIPELLKKSDFVSLHCGGTETVIGAEELRQMKDTAYLVNASRGKNVSEDALYEALKTGEIAGAALDCFETEPKREGMTFDNKLQELDNIVMSAHLGASTGNAGVRTGMEIAEVVAGYLLRGEYSNSVNVGQTVEDEGADVFTIFITHEDKPGMFGKFGTALGEMGVNIRENNSRKLGEQVQTVYVVHSRPDDAVRDTLAAIEGVTRVSI, encoded by the coding sequence ATGAGAGTCCTTGCGAACGATGGTTTGGTTGAGGACGCGCAGAAATACCTGCGGAAACAGGGCTTCACGGTGGAGACGGAAAAGCGTGACGAGGCTGATCTCATGAGCGAGATCGGTCAGTTCGACGCCCTGTTGGTGCGGTCGGCCACCAAGGTGACCCGCGGACTGCTCGAAGCAGGCGTGCGGGGTGGCGGCAAGCTCAAGATAGTGGGCCGCGGCGGTGTGGGAACCGATAATATCGATCTCGATGCGGCCAAGGAATTGGGCGTTATCGTCAAATTTGCCCCCAATGGAAATACCAATGCCACGGCCGAGCATGCCCTTGGTTTGATGTTCGGCATTGCCCGGCGTGTGCCGCTGGCGCATCGGGTGCTCATGGACGGCACATGGCACAAGAAGCGGTTCAGGGGGGTTGAGCTGTTTGGCAAGACACTCGGCATCATCGGGTGCGGCCGCATCGGTCAGGCCCTGGCAGCCAAGGCCGGTGCCCTCGGCATGAAGGTCATCGGCTATGACCCCTATCACTCTTTGGATGCTCCGTTGGAGTATGTGGACTCCATTCCGGAACTGCTGAAAAAATCCGACTTTGTCAGCCTGCATTGCGGCGGTACCGAGACCGTCATCGGCGCGGAAGAATTGCGCCAGATGAAGGATACCGCCTATCTCGTCAATGCTTCCCGTGGCAAAAACGTGTCCGAGGACGCCCTGTACGAAGCCCTCAAGACGGGCGAGATCGCAGGCGCGGCGCTGGACTGCTTCGAGACCGAGCCCAAACGCGAGGGCATGACGTTCGACAACAAGTTGCAGGAGTTGGACAACATCGTCATGTCTGCACATCTGGGGGCGTCCACCGGGAATGCTGGCGTGCGTACGGGCATGGAGATTGCCGAAGTGGTTGCGGGATACCTGCTGCGTGGCGAGTATTCCAACTCCGTGAACGTAGGGCAGACCGTGGAAGATGAAGGTGCCGACGTATTCACTATCTTCATCACCCACGAAGACAAGCCCGGCATGTTCGGTAAATTCGGCACTGCGCTGGGCGAGATGGGTGTGAACATTCGCGAAAACAATTCTCGCAAACTGGGTGAACAGGTGCAGACCGTGTACGTGGTCCACTCTCGGCCCGATGATGCGGTCCGCGATACCTTGGCGGCCATCGAAGGCGTCACCCGCGTTTCCATTTAA
- a CDS encoding aminotransferase class V-fold PLP-dependent enzyme, with the protein MSNTTFAPLKLFITGPTYIRDDVKEAAKLPEFGHRDSENDLRMVPIFKHLRALAGAGDKFHPALLLGSGSTSMEASVRSLVAEDETILNVSVGAFGDMYYNIAASNGKKAENLKFDYGQPIDMNVLEDKLKSLKPNVVSFTHNETSTGVVHDIKAVCALIRQYGAMPLVDGVSIFGGAELDLENSGAAIYCTATQKALALSAGFGVAFISEEAEEKAKTVTNKGHHHDLVKHMDKARKHQTLTTPNCTLINQMYFQLERIVNEEGIENRFARHIEMRGMVEKWVEGIDGFDMFVPEGYRSPTLSTVVCPEGVTVAQLKQGVKEALREEGYLMDPGYGKLNAAMEAEGSRLIFRVGHMGDITPDMLGEYLGKLEVELKKL; encoded by the coding sequence ATGAGCAATACGACTTTTGCGCCGCTGAAACTGTTCATCACCGGCCCCACCTATATTCGTGACGATGTGAAAGAAGCTGCCAAGCTGCCCGAGTTCGGCCATCGTGATTCTGAAAACGACCTGCGTATGGTCCCGATCTTCAAGCACCTGCGGGCTTTGGCCGGAGCGGGTGACAAGTTCCATCCCGCGCTGCTGCTGGGGTCCGGCTCCACTTCCATGGAAGCCTCTGTCCGCTCCCTGGTGGCTGAAGACGAGACTATTCTCAACGTGTCTGTGGGTGCATTCGGCGACATGTACTACAACATCGCCGCTTCCAACGGTAAAAAGGCCGAGAACCTCAAGTTCGATTACGGTCAGCCCATCGACATGAACGTGCTGGAGGACAAACTCAAGTCCCTCAAGCCCAACGTGGTCTCCTTCACCCACAACGAAACTTCCACTGGTGTGGTTCACGACATCAAGGCTGTCTGTGCTCTGATTCGCCAGTACGGCGCCATGCCGCTGGTGGACGGTGTTTCCATCTTCGGTGGCGCAGAACTGGATCTGGAAAATTCCGGTGCAGCCATTTACTGCACGGCCACCCAGAAGGCGTTGGCCCTGTCCGCTGGATTCGGCGTCGCCTTTATCTCTGAGGAAGCCGAAGAAAAGGCCAAGACCGTGACCAACAAAGGGCATCACCATGACCTCGTCAAGCACATGGACAAGGCGCGCAAGCATCAGACCCTGACCACGCCCAACTGCACGCTCATCAACCAGATGTATTTCCAACTCGAGCGCATCGTGAACGAAGAGGGCATCGAGAACCGTTTTGCCCGTCATATCGAGATGCGCGGCATGGTCGAGAAGTGGGTGGAAGGCATTGACGGCTTCGACATGTTCGTGCCCGAAGGTTACCGTTCGCCGACCCTGTCCACCGTCGTCTGCCCCGAGGGCGTGACCGTGGCCCAACTCAAGCAGGGCGTAAAGGAAGCGCTGCGCGAAGAAGGCTATCTCATGGATCCGGGCTACGGTAAGCTCAACGCCGCCATGGAAGCAGAAGGCAGTCGACTGATCTTCCGCGTAGGCCACATGGGTGACATCACTCCGGACATGCTGGGCGAATACCTGGGCAAGCTCGAGGTGGAACTGAAGAAATTGTAA
- a CDS encoding FAD-binding and (Fe-S)-binding domain-containing protein produces the protein MAQLGPHISISDEQLITRALGVVDMEQYKDWPDGVKKLASNLAAELFLVRYNPFIDPELVRTSVERRLNMSKPLLDMEFAKTLTNGIELFWERFDAEQELRATIIERLKAFMPEDGIGDQPNCRIETATDATDLRMELPMLVLFPETEDQIRGIVKLANELDFGVIPRGGGTGATGGAIPAKQRTVILSLSRFKKIIDINKQDSTLTVQSGVITLDAIKAAAKKDLLFTVDPASKAGSSLGGNISENAGGPFAFEYGTTIDNILSYRMVTPTGDLITVTRVDHPRHKIYETDTAVFEIRNEHSLLIDTVTLNGDEIRGKDLGKDVSNKYLGGLPGVQKEGVDGIITECSFICYPTLKHSRVLCLEFFGRSMINAMYVIKDVVGLRDKIREEGDLVKISALEEFGPKYVQAIEYSTKSEQYEGDPISVLILQLDSDDMDALDAASQTIVALAQPYDGVDIFTARDEKEAELFWEDRHKLSAISKRTSGFKINEDVVIPMNVIPDFSDFLEDLNLIYLAKIYRDTLLKVRALEPVNDEDEDIKEGLSRVDDILSGKITSKDFSDVEQEAQCRFLFVKLRDTYPKLDREINAMWHEMQAKRIVIANHMHAGDGNCHVNLPVNSNDPEMLASAHHAAEEVMSWVLEHGGQVSGEHGIGITKIAFLDEKKIEALVEYKKDVDPKNVINPGKLTQRELPSQPFTFSFNRLIKDLDETQLKDKEALMSLLKNIQTCTRCGKCKQVCPMYFPSQRLMYHPRNKNISLGALIEGIYYSQIQTGEPAPELMGELRDLMDHCTACGKCQAVCPVKIDSAGAALSMRSFLDSKGKSGHPLKQIILKNLAKNPAGSVPVTAKLLSIGQSVQDKTLGMMPAKWLSRIDSPMFKHRSPSVDFRNLSESLQLESGSIFKNPRAARDETVLYFPGCGGSLFSRSIGMASVYLLLKSGVNVVLPDHHMCCGYPLLASGCEEAYKTNRHRNVQEFLDLLVKTGKAGLKATTLLTACGTCRESMETYDFSGELVDPLEHKDVVQFLMERFPAIRAAEPVVYHSACHAEWVDAPKAKAAEMYRSALQEITHTDVELSPGCCGESGLGAFTTPDIYNRLRARKQDQLRADLEHDPTRPVVVGCPSCKVGIKRSMLQMKRSNRVIHTTEYLAECVGGKKWKRELKQLLKGVERKGRA, from the coding sequence ATGGCTCAGCTTGGCCCCCACATTTCTATATCTGACGAACAATTGATCACCCGCGCCCTTGGCGTGGTTGACATGGAACAATACAAGGACTGGCCGGATGGCGTAAAAAAACTCGCCTCTAACCTGGCCGCCGAACTGTTTCTGGTGCGCTACAATCCGTTCATCGACCCTGAACTGGTTCGCACCTCGGTGGAACGCCGACTCAACATGTCCAAGCCGTTGCTGGACATGGAGTTTGCCAAAACCCTGACCAACGGCATCGAACTGTTCTGGGAACGCTTCGACGCTGAACAGGAACTGCGCGCCACCATCATCGAGCGTCTCAAGGCCTTCATGCCCGAAGACGGCATCGGCGATCAGCCCAACTGCCGCATTGAGACCGCAACCGACGCAACCGACCTGCGCATGGAACTGCCCATGCTCGTGCTCTTCCCCGAAACCGAGGACCAGATTCGCGGCATCGTGAAGCTGGCTAACGAGCTCGACTTCGGCGTCATCCCCCGCGGCGGCGGCACCGGTGCAACCGGCGGCGCCATCCCGGCAAAGCAGCGCACCGTGATTCTGTCCCTGTCCCGCTTCAAGAAGATCATCGACATCAACAAGCAGGACAGCACCCTCACGGTCCAGTCCGGCGTCATCACCCTGGACGCCATCAAGGCCGCTGCCAAGAAAGACCTGCTCTTCACCGTGGACCCGGCCTCCAAGGCTGGCTCTTCGCTGGGCGGTAACATTTCCGAAAACGCAGGTGGCCCATTCGCATTCGAATACGGCACCACCATCGACAACATCCTGAGCTACCGCATGGTCACCCCCACCGGGGACCTGATCACCGTGACTCGCGTCGACCACCCGCGCCACAAGATTTACGAGACCGACACCGCTGTCTTCGAGATCCGCAACGAGCACAGCCTGCTCATCGACACCGTCACCCTCAATGGGGACGAGATCCGCGGCAAGGACCTCGGCAAGGACGTCTCCAACAAATACCTGGGCGGCCTGCCCGGCGTTCAGAAAGAAGGCGTGGACGGCATCATCACCGAGTGCAGCTTCATCTGCTACCCCACGCTGAAGCACTCCCGCGTGCTCTGTCTCGAATTCTTCGGCCGCTCCATGATCAATGCCATGTACGTCATCAAGGACGTTGTCGGCCTGCGCGACAAGATCCGCGAAGAAGGCGACCTGGTTAAGATTTCTGCGCTGGAGGAATTTGGTCCGAAATACGTACAGGCCATCGAGTACTCCACCAAGTCCGAGCAGTACGAGGGCGATCCCATTTCCGTGCTCATCCTCCAGCTCGACTCCGACGACATGGACGCGCTGGACGCTGCCAGCCAGACTATCGTGGCACTGGCCCAGCCCTACGACGGTGTGGATATCTTCACTGCCCGCGACGAGAAGGAAGCCGAGCTCTTCTGGGAGGACCGCCACAAGCTGTCCGCCATCTCCAAGCGCACCTCCGGCTTCAAGATCAACGAGGACGTCGTCATCCCCATGAACGTCATCCCGGATTTCTCCGACTTCCTCGAAGACCTGAACCTCATCTATCTGGCCAAGATCTACCGCGACACCCTGCTCAAGGTTCGCGCGCTGGAGCCGGTCAACGACGAGGACGAGGATATCAAGGAAGGCCTTTCCCGGGTAGACGATATCCTGTCCGGCAAGATCACTTCCAAGGATTTCTCGGACGTTGAGCAGGAGGCCCAGTGCCGTTTCCTGTTCGTGAAACTGCGCGACACCTATCCGAAGCTCGACCGCGAGATCAACGCCATGTGGCACGAGATGCAGGCCAAACGCATTGTCATCGCCAACCACATGCACGCTGGTGACGGCAACTGCCACGTCAACCTGCCGGTCAACTCCAACGACCCTGAAATGCTTGCCTCGGCCCACCACGCCGCGGAAGAAGTCATGAGCTGGGTGCTGGAGCACGGCGGTCAGGTTTCCGGCGAGCACGGCATCGGTATCACCAAGATCGCGTTCCTGGACGAGAAGAAGATCGAGGCTCTTGTCGAATACAAGAAGGATGTAGACCCCAAGAACGTCATCAACCCCGGCAAGCTCACCCAGCGCGAGCTGCCGAGCCAGCCGTTCACCTTCTCCTTCAACCGTCTCATCAAGGACCTCGACGAAACCCAGCTGAAGGACAAGGAAGCGCTCATGTCGCTTCTGAAGAACATCCAGACCTGCACCCGCTGCGGCAAGTGCAAACAGGTCTGCCCGATGTACTTCCCGTCCCAGCGCCTCATGTACCACCCGCGCAACAAGAACATCTCTCTTGGCGCGCTCATCGAAGGCATTTACTACTCACAGATTCAGACCGGTGAGCCCGCACCCGAGCTCATGGGCGAGCTGCGCGACCTCATGGATCACTGCACCGCCTGCGGCAAGTGTCAGGCTGTCTGCCCCGTGAAGATCGACTCTGCCGGAGCCGCACTCTCCATGCGTTCCTTCCTTGATTCCAAGGGCAAGTCAGGTCATCCGCTCAAGCAGATCATCCTGAAGAATCTGGCCAAGAACCCGGCTGGCAGCGTACCTGTAACGGCCAAGCTGCTCTCCATCGGCCAGTCCGTACAGGACAAGACCCTCGGCATGATGCCCGCCAAGTGGCTGTCCCGAATTGATTCGCCCATGTTCAAGCACCGCAGCCCCAGTGTGGATTTCCGGAACCTGTCCGAATCCCTGCAACTGGAAAGCGGCTCCATCTTCAAGAACCCCCGCGCGGCTCGCGACGAAACCGTGCTCTACTTCCCCGGCTGCGGCGGCTCCCTGTTCTCCCGCTCCATCGGCATGGCATCGGTATACCTGCTGCTCAAGTCCGGCGTGAACGTGGTTCTGCCCGACCATCACATGTGTTGCGGCTACCCGCTCCTGGCCTCTGGCTGTGAAGAAGCATACAAGACCAACCGCCACCGCAACGTGCAGGAGTTCCTGGACCTGCTGGTCAAGACCGGTAAGGCTGGCCTCAAGGCCACCACGCTGCTGACCGCCTGTGGCACCTGCCGTGAGTCCATGGAGACCTATGACTTCTCCGGCGAACTGGTTGATCCCCTCGAGCATAAGGATGTGGTCCAGTTCCTCATGGAACGCTTCCCGGCCATCCGCGCTGCCGAGCCGGTTGTCTACCACTCCGCCTGTCACGCCGAATGGGTCGACGCACCCAAGGCCAAGGCTGCCGAGATGTACCGCTCCGCACTGCAGGAGATCACCCACACCGATGTGGAACTCTCCCCCGGCTGCTGCGGCGAATCCGGTCTGGGCGCGTTCACCACGCCTGACATCTACAACCGCCTCCGGGCCCGCAAGCAGGATCAGCTCCGTGCCGATCTCGAGCATGATCCGACCCGCCCTGTCGTGGTCGGCTGCCCGTCCTGCAAGGTCGGCATCAAGCGGTCCATGCTCCAGATGAAGCGCTCCAACCGCGTCATCCACACCACCGAATACCTCGCCGAGTGCGTGGGCGGTAAGAAGTGGAAGCGCGAACTCAAGCAACTCCTCAAGGGCGTTGAACGCAAGGGACGCGCATAG
- the lepB gene encoding signal peptidase I: MEEGTIKRRKPWLAGLLSFMTGGLGQVYNGELKKGLLLYAVLTVMGLIVHMVSDTFAGLVAGFTALFGFSLAVAIEAYFTARKRQDYRLTRMNQGWVYALVLLLNFTVGTAVEVVFAKRFNKNFKVPSESMIPTLVVGDHFMAQMLDDNAIIKRGEVVVFDDPKSGRHFVKRVVGLPGETLEIRNHMVYINGKALDEPHAVHIRDALEPNQANFGPYHMKAEEYFMMGDNREHSYDSRWIGAIKRDKIRGRAKYIYFPGNIGGAHWYDRLGSTIR; encoded by the coding sequence ATGGAAGAAGGCACCATAAAAAGACGAAAACCATGGCTTGCCGGGCTGCTGTCGTTCATGACAGGCGGTCTGGGGCAAGTTTACAATGGTGAACTGAAGAAAGGACTGCTGCTCTACGCAGTATTGACGGTCATGGGACTGATCGTCCACATGGTGTCCGATACCTTTGCAGGGCTGGTGGCCGGATTCACCGCCCTATTCGGATTCAGCCTGGCCGTGGCCATTGAAGCATATTTCACGGCGCGCAAGCGACAGGACTACCGCCTTACCCGAATGAACCAGGGGTGGGTCTACGCGCTGGTACTGCTGCTCAACTTCACTGTGGGCACGGCAGTCGAAGTGGTGTTCGCCAAGCGATTCAACAAGAATTTCAAGGTGCCCTCCGAATCCATGATACCGACGCTGGTGGTAGGCGATCATTTCATGGCCCAGATGCTGGATGATAACGCCATCATCAAGCGTGGCGAAGTGGTCGTATTTGATGATCCCAAGAGCGGCCGCCACTTCGTCAAACGAGTAGTCGGCCTGCCGGGCGAGACCCTCGAAATCCGCAACCACATGGTCTACATCAACGGCAAGGCTTTGGACGAACCGCACGCCGTGCATATCAGGGATGCATTAGAGCCTAATCAGGCCAACTTCGGGCCATATCACATGAAAGCGGAAGAATATTTCATGATGGGCGATAACCGAGAGCACTCCTACGACTCCCGCTGGATCGGAGCCATCAAACGCGACAAGATTCGCGGCCGCGCCAAGTACATTTATTTCCCCGGCAACATCGGCGGAGCTCACTGGTATGACAGACTGGGATCGACGATCCGCTAG
- the mltG gene encoding endolytic transglycosylase MltG: MAGKRTIIISLVVLVALAGLGVGGYHWHKAWQEEQFLTVPPEKPGRDLVFRVEPGQIFTTIAKNLKTAGLITDSRRFLKLAQASGKTSSIRAGEFMLNTGWIPGKVLHELTTSAGIMKKVAVREGLTWWQTADKIQEAGLGTREVFAKAVADPELLAKYGIQAKDAEGYLFPETYMLTPPRGDQSEYMVETMIKEFFKNAAKVWPDGLPEWKELNKYVVLASLVEKETGDTSERKRIAGVFHNRLKRRMLIQADPTIIYGLGPAFDGNIRKKHLLDKSNPYNTYTHAGLPPGPICSPGLDALMAAVFPEDHKFLYFVAKGDGSHYFSKTLSEHNNAVHKYQLRRNKKTYRSTKQ, encoded by the coding sequence ATGGCTGGAAAGCGAACAATAATTATATCTCTCGTCGTTCTCGTTGCCCTCGCCGGTCTCGGTGTGGGCGGCTACCATTGGCACAAGGCATGGCAGGAAGAACAGTTCCTGACCGTTCCGCCGGAAAAGCCCGGGCGCGATCTCGTGTTCCGTGTGGAGCCGGGGCAGATCTTCACCACCATCGCCAAGAATCTCAAGACTGCCGGTCTCATCACAGACTCCCGCCGCTTCCTGAAGCTGGCGCAGGCATCTGGCAAGACGTCGTCCATCCGCGCCGGTGAATTCATGCTCAATACGGGGTGGATTCCGGGCAAGGTGCTGCATGAGCTCACCACCTCGGCCGGTATCATGAAGAAGGTGGCGGTACGCGAAGGCCTGACATGGTGGCAGACCGCCGACAAGATTCAGGAAGCAGGGCTCGGCACTCGCGAAGTCTTTGCCAAGGCCGTGGCTGATCCCGAATTGCTTGCCAAGTACGGCATTCAGGCCAAGGACGCTGAAGGCTATCTGTTCCCTGAAACCTACATGCTCACTCCGCCTCGGGGCGACCAGTCCGAGTACATGGTAGAGACCATGATCAAGGAGTTCTTCAAGAACGCGGCCAAGGTGTGGCCTGACGGTCTGCCTGAGTGGAAAGAGCTGAACAAGTACGTTGTCCTCGCCTCCCTCGTGGAAAAGGAGACCGGGGACACCAGTGAGCGCAAGCGCATCGCGGGCGTGTTTCACAACCGCCTCAAGCGTCGCATGCTCATCCAGGCCGACCCCACCATCATTTATGGTCTTGGCCCTGCCTTTGACGGCAATATCCGCAAGAAACATCTGCTGGACAAGTCCAACCCGTACAATACGTACACCCATGCCGGGCTGCCTCCGGGCCCCATCTGTTCCCCCGGTCTGGATGCCCTGATGGCAGCTGTTTTCCCCGAGGATCACAAGTTCCTCTACTTTGTGGCCAAGGGTGACGGCTCTCACTATTTCAGCAAGACGCTCTCCGAGCACAATAACGCGGTGCACAAGTATCAGCTACGTCGCAACAAGAAGACCTACCGTTCCACTAAACAGTAA
- the ruvX gene encoding Holliday junction resolvase RuvX, translating to MRVLGIDFGLKRVGLALSDPTGTLVSPFKTIERTTRNALFDELLDIIVKESVDAIVVGLPLALDGDDTLTTRQARNFAESLERRTDKPIHLMDERLSSAQAEEELNAAGLRGKKRKMALDSQAAVIILRSWLESEQ from the coding sequence ATGCGCGTTCTCGGCATCGATTTTGGCCTCAAGCGGGTGGGACTGGCTCTTTCCGATCCCACCGGTACGCTGGTGTCGCCCTTTAAAACCATTGAGCGGACTACACGGAACGCCCTCTTTGACGAACTCCTCGATATCATTGTAAAGGAGTCGGTCGATGCCATCGTGGTCGGCCTGCCTCTCGCCCTGGACGGCGACGACACCCTGACCACGCGCCAGGCGCGGAATTTTGCCGAAAGCCTGGAACGCCGCACGGACAAGCCCATTCATCTCATGGATGAGCGGCTTTCCTCGGCTCAGGCCGAAGAAGAACTCAACGCCGCGGGCCTGCGCGGCAAGAAACGAAAGATGGCCCTGGACAGTCAGGCCGCCGTCATCATTCTGCGCTCATGGCTGGAAAGCGAACAATAA